The following proteins are co-located in the Pseudomonas cavernae genome:
- a CDS encoding SgcJ/EcaC family oxidoreductase yields the protein MRNLSVLSAALAVVLAGCASAPSGTESGTARTEVCKATNAQEISALFDRWNRSLQTGDPHKVVANYAERSVLLPTVSNKPRLTASEKEDYFHHFLENKPVGVIDSRTIEIGCNTAVDAGLYTFTFGATGAQVKARYTYTYKWDGKQWLITSHHSSAMPEKN from the coding sequence ATGAGAAACCTATCTGTTCTGTCAGCTGCCCTTGCCGTCGTTCTTGCAGGCTGTGCCTCAGCCCCATCGGGGACCGAGTCCGGTACAGCACGCACGGAAGTTTGCAAGGCAACCAATGCGCAAGAAATTTCGGCCTTGTTTGACCGATGGAATCGCTCGCTGCAAACCGGTGACCCCCATAAAGTTGTCGCCAACTATGCCGAGCGCTCCGTCCTTCTTCCGACCGTGTCGAACAAACCGCGACTGACCGCGTCCGAGAAGGAGGACTACTTCCATCACTTTCTGGAAAACAAGCCCGTAGGCGTGATCGACTCAAGAACAATAGAGATTGGTTGTAACACTGCGGTTGACGCCGGACTCTATACGTTCACCTTTGGCGCTACGGGTGCTCAAGTCAAAGCTCGCTACACATACACCTATAAGTGGGACGGAAAGCAGTGGTTGATTACTAGTCACCACTCTTCCGCAATGCCAGAGAAGAACTGA
- a CDS encoding ATPase — MRNDTLDELDSLPSLTTDARDHSFAGKAGLHEHDYAADARHSGRAAPAVVKSASTGPLWALVGALVIALGGLGWWSHQQIELMSQQLVATQESFARISEEAAGRIQDISGKVVATESNVTTGSEALRLQVKQLGGKLAELNRQMQSLTSQQGGSGKRFEQLSGDLKAQQEVAGKLDAKLQSLANEQSALKSAQGEQGKLAAQLKALDGEIAALQKQGNPNAAIDRLEQDLLVLRSEQDNRPAPSTNTAEFDAFRAQTTRNISALQAQMQNLQQQLSARP, encoded by the coding sequence ATGCGTAACGATACCCTCGACGAACTGGATAGCTTGCCCAGCCTGACCACCGACGCGCGCGACCACAGTTTCGCCGGCAAGGCCGGGCTGCATGAGCATGACTACGCCGCCGATGCCCGCCACAGCGGCCGGGCCGCGCCCGCAGTGGTCAAAAGCGCCAGCACCGGGCCGCTGTGGGCGCTGGTCGGCGCCTTGGTGATCGCCCTCGGCGGGCTGGGCTGGTGGAGTCATCAGCAGATCGAGTTGATGAGCCAGCAACTGGTCGCCACCCAGGAGAGCTTCGCGCGCATCAGCGAAGAAGCGGCCGGGCGCATCCAGGACATTTCCGGCAAGGTGGTGGCCACCGAGTCGAATGTCACCACCGGCAGCGAAGCCCTGCGCCTGCAGGTCAAACAACTGGGCGGCAAACTGGCCGAGCTGAACCGCCAGATGCAGAGCCTGACCAGCCAGCAAGGTGGCAGCGGCAAGCGTTTCGAGCAGCTGAGCGGCGATCTCAAGGCCCAGCAGGAGGTCGCCGGCAAGCTGGACGCCAAGCTGCAGAGCCTGGCCAACGAGCAGAGTGCGCTGAAGAGCGCGCAGGGCGAGCAGGGTAAACTGGCCGCCCAGCTGAAGGCGCTCGACGGCGAGATCGCGGCGCTGCAGAAGCAGGGCAATCCCAACGCCGCCATTGACCGTCTGGAACAGGACCTGCTGGTGCTCAGGAGCGAGCAGGACAACCGCCCGGCGCCGAGCACCAACACCGCCGAGTTTGACGCCTTCCGTGCCCAGACCACGCGCAACATCAGCGCGCTGCAGGCGCAGATGCAGAACCTCCAGCAACAGCTCAGCGCGCGGCCGTAG
- a CDS encoding ACP phosphodiesterase → MNYLAHLHLGGSQPAQLLGSLYGDFVKGSLAGHYPADIEAAIRLHRRIDAFTDQHPLVAQAKARFPAERRRVAGIVLDVFFDHCLARHWQQFADEPLLVFTTRVYRVLDGEPTLPERLALLAPRMAAQDWLGSYQDFAVIERIVANIGRRLSRPQALDGVMDELDRLYQPLSDDFLLFYPELQAFARQERERPA, encoded by the coding sequence ATGAACTATCTCGCGCACCTGCATCTCGGCGGCTCGCAGCCGGCGCAACTGCTCGGCAGCCTGTATGGCGATTTCGTCAAAGGCAGCTTGGCCGGGCACTATCCGGCGGATATCGAGGCGGCCATCCGCCTGCATCGGCGCATCGACGCCTTCACCGACCAGCATCCGCTGGTGGCCCAGGCCAAGGCGCGCTTCCCGGCGGAGCGCCGGCGGGTGGCCGGCATCGTCCTCGATGTGTTTTTCGACCACTGCCTGGCGCGGCATTGGCAGCAGTTCGCCGACGAACCGCTGCTGGTCTTCACCACTCGCGTCTACCGGGTGCTGGACGGCGAACCGACGCTGCCCGAGCGCCTGGCGCTGCTCGCCCCGCGCATGGCCGCCCAGGACTGGCTGGGCAGCTATCAGGATTTCGCCGTGATCGAGCGGATCGTCGCCAACATCGGCCGTCGGCTGTCGCGGCCGCAGGCCCTGGATGGCGTGATGGATGAGCTGGACCGCCTGTATCAGCCGCTCAGCGACGACTTCCTGCTGTTCTACCCCGAGTTGCAGGCTTTCGCCCGGCAGGAGCGGGAGCGTCCGGCCTAA
- a CDS encoding NAD-dependent epimerase/dehydratase family protein: MKILVTGASGFIGGRFARFALEQGLTVRVNGRRAEGVEHLLKRGAEFVQGDLSDPALVQRLCQDVEAVVHCAGAVGVWGKYQHFYQANVAVTENVVEACLKQGVRRLVHLSSPSVYFDGQAHVGLTEEQVPKKFVDHYGATKYLAEQKVFGAAEFGLEVIALRPRFVTGAGDTSIFPRLIGMHRKGRLSIIGNGLNKVDFTSIHNLNDALFSSLLAAGPALGKVYNISNGAPVPFWDVVNYVLRQLELPPVTRHLPFGLAYGAATLNETLCKLLPGQPEPALFRLGVAVMAKDFSLDISRARQYLDYDPQASLWTALDEFCTWWRAQHG; the protein is encoded by the coding sequence ATGAAGATTCTGGTAACCGGCGCGAGTGGCTTCATCGGAGGGCGCTTCGCCCGTTTCGCCCTGGAACAGGGGCTGACGGTGCGGGTCAACGGTCGCCGCGCGGAAGGCGTCGAACATCTGCTCAAGCGCGGCGCCGAGTTCGTCCAGGGCGACTTGTCCGATCCGGCGCTGGTCCAGCGCCTGTGCCAGGACGTCGAGGCGGTGGTGCATTGCGCCGGGGCGGTCGGCGTGTGGGGCAAGTACCAGCACTTCTACCAGGCCAACGTGGCGGTCACCGAGAACGTCGTCGAGGCCTGCCTCAAGCAGGGCGTGCGGCGCCTGGTGCACCTGTCGTCGCCGTCGGTGTATTTCGACGGTCAGGCGCATGTCGGTCTCACCGAGGAGCAGGTGCCGAAGAAGTTCGTCGATCACTACGGGGCGACCAAGTACCTGGCCGAGCAGAAGGTGTTCGGCGCCGCGGAGTTCGGCCTCGAGGTCATCGCCCTGCGCCCGCGCTTCGTCACCGGCGCCGGCGACACCAGCATCTTCCCGCGGCTGATCGGCATGCACCGCAAGGGCCGCCTGTCGATCATCGGCAACGGCCTGAACAAGGTCGATTTCACCAGCATCCACAACCTCAACGATGCGCTGTTCAGCAGCCTGCTGGCGGCCGGGCCGGCGCTCGGCAAGGTCTACAACATCAGCAACGGTGCGCCGGTGCCGTTCTGGGACGTGGTCAATTACGTGCTGCGCCAGCTCGAGCTGCCGCCGGTCACCCGCCATCTGCCCTTTGGCCTGGCCTATGGCGCGGCGACGCTCAACGAGACGCTGTGCAAGCTGTTGCCGGGGCAGCCGGAGCCGGCGCTGTTTCGCCTCGGCGTGGCGGTGATGGCCAAGGACTTTTCCCTCGACATCAGCCGCGCCCGCCAGTATCTGGACTACGACCCGCAGGCCAGCCTGTGGACCGCGCTGGACGAGTTCTGCACCTGGTGGCGCGCGCAGCACGGCTGA
- a CDS encoding LysR family transcriptional regulator ArgP: MFDYKLLAALAAVIEQAGFERAAQVLGLSQSAVSQRIKLLEARVGQPVLMRVTPPAPTEIGRRLLNHVQQVRLLERDLQGQVPALDEGGLPERLRIALNADSLATWWAAAVGDFCASHRVLLDLVVEDQDVGLKRMRAGEVAGCVCASAKPVAGARSVALGAMRYRALASPAFIARHFPTGVSAAALAQVPAIVFGPDDLLQHRYLVALGVEGGFLHHLCPSSEGFVRLTAGGLGWGLVPEQQVQGELARGELVELLPGRPIDVPLYWHHWRNGGELLTELTRQLTRAAGRWLVPFS, from the coding sequence ATGTTCGACTACAAGCTGCTCGCCGCCCTCGCCGCGGTGATCGAACAGGCCGGCTTCGAGCGGGCCGCCCAAGTGCTGGGCCTGTCGCAGTCGGCGGTGTCGCAGCGGATCAAGCTGCTCGAGGCGCGGGTCGGTCAGCCGGTGCTGATGCGGGTGACGCCGCCGGCGCCGACCGAGATCGGCCGCCGCCTGCTCAACCACGTGCAGCAGGTGCGCCTGCTCGAGCGCGACCTGCAGGGCCAGGTGCCGGCGCTGGACGAGGGCGGCCTGCCGGAGCGCCTGCGCATCGCCCTCAACGCCGACAGCCTGGCGACCTGGTGGGCGGCGGCGGTCGGCGACTTCTGCGCCAGTCATCGGGTGCTGCTGGACCTGGTGGTGGAGGATCAGGATGTCGGCCTCAAGCGCATGCGCGCCGGCGAGGTGGCCGGCTGCGTGTGCGCCAGCGCCAAGCCGGTGGCCGGCGCGCGCAGTGTGGCGCTGGGTGCCATGCGCTACCGCGCGCTGGCCAGCCCGGCCTTTATCGCCCGGCACTTCCCCACCGGGGTGAGCGCCGCGGCCTTGGCCCAGGTGCCGGCGATTGTCTTCGGCCCGGACGACCTGCTGCAGCACCGCTACCTGGTGGCGCTGGGCGTCGAGGGTGGTTTCCTTCACCACCTGTGCCCGTCCTCAGAAGGTTTCGTGCGCCTGACCGCCGGCGGCCTCGGCTGGGGCCTGGTGCCGGAGCAGCAGGTGCAGGGCGAGCTGGCCCGTGGCGAACTGGTCGAACTGCTGCCGGGGCGGCCCATCGACGTGCCGCTGTATTGGCACCACTGGCGCAACGGCGGCGAGCTGCTGACCGAGCTCACCCGCCAGCTGACGCGCGCCGCCGGGCGCTGGCTGGTGCCGTTCAGCTGA
- a CDS encoding LysE/ArgO family amino acid transporter — translation MWQSYLNGLLVAIGLIMAIGAQNAFVLAQSLRREHHLPVAALCVLCDAVLVAAGVFGLATLLTQSPLLLGIARWGGAAFLLWYGVKALRRALNPQALQEAADAGPRSRRAVLLTALAVTLLNPHVYLDTVLLIGSLGAQQTVPGAYVMGAASASLLWFFSLALGAAWLAPLLARPTTWRLLDFGVALMMFVVAAQLLSGL, via the coding sequence ATGTGGCAGAGCTATCTCAACGGTTTGCTGGTCGCCATCGGCCTGATCATGGCCATCGGCGCCCAGAACGCCTTCGTCCTCGCCCAGAGCCTGCGCCGCGAGCATCACCTGCCGGTGGCGGCGCTGTGCGTGCTGTGCGATGCCGTGCTGGTGGCCGCCGGGGTGTTCGGCCTGGCCACGCTGCTGACCCAGAGCCCGCTGCTGCTCGGCATCGCCCGCTGGGGCGGCGCGGCCTTCCTGCTCTGGTACGGGGTCAAGGCGCTGCGCCGCGCGCTGAATCCACAGGCGCTGCAGGAAGCCGCCGATGCCGGCCCGCGCTCGCGGCGCGCGGTGCTGCTGACCGCCCTGGCGGTGACCCTGCTGAATCCGCATGTGTACCTCGACACCGTGCTGCTGATCGGCTCGCTCGGCGCCCAGCAAACGGTGCCCGGCGCCTATGTGATGGGCGCCGCCAGTGCCTCGCTGCTGTGGTTCTTCAGCCTCGCCCTCGGCGCCGCCTGGCTGGCGCCGCTGCTGGCGCGACCGACGACCTGGCGCCTGCTGGACTTCGGCGTGGCGCTGATGATGTTCGTGGTCGCCGCCCAACTACTCAGCGGCCTGTAA
- a CDS encoding MFS transporter — protein MPPALLVLALSAFAIGTTEFVIMGLLPQVAADLGVSIPGAGWLVTGYALGVAIGAPFMALVTSSWPRKAALLVLMSIFIAGNLFCALASDYQMLMLARVITALCHGAFFGIGSVVAASLVPENRRASAVALMFTGLTLANVLGVPLGTALGQAAGWRSTFWAVTLIGVLALIGLWRVLPKKQDEEKADLRSELRALRNGGLWLALSTTVLFSAAVFALFTYITPLLGEVTGVSPSGVTWSLLLIGLGLTLGNVLGGRLADWRLLTTLLGVFASLALLSTLFAWTSRALVPAELTLFLWAAAAFAAVPALQINVVAFGAGAPNLVSTLNIGAFNLGNALGAWIGGVVIAEGFGLSRVPLAAAVLAVLALIATLLSFTTRKAEPQLALTE, from the coding sequence ATGCCTCCTGCGCTTCTCGTCCTCGCTTTGTCCGCGTTTGCCATCGGCACCACGGAGTTCGTCATCATGGGCCTGCTGCCGCAGGTCGCCGCCGATCTTGGCGTGTCGATCCCCGGCGCCGGTTGGCTGGTCACCGGTTACGCCCTGGGCGTGGCCATCGGCGCGCCGTTCATGGCCCTGGTCACCTCCAGCTGGCCGCGCAAGGCCGCGCTGCTGGTGCTGATGAGCATCTTCATCGCCGGCAACCTGTTCTGCGCCCTGGCCAGCGACTATCAGATGCTGATGCTCGCCCGCGTCATCACTGCGCTGTGCCACGGCGCCTTCTTCGGCATCGGCTCGGTGGTCGCCGCCAGCCTGGTGCCGGAGAACCGCCGCGCCTCCGCGGTGGCCTTGATGTTCACCGGCCTGACCCTGGCCAACGTGCTCGGCGTGCCGCTAGGCACCGCCCTCGGCCAGGCCGCCGGCTGGCGCTCGACCTTCTGGGCGGTGACCCTGATCGGCGTGCTCGCGCTGATCGGCCTGTGGCGCGTGCTGCCGAAAAAACAGGACGAGGAGAAAGCCGACCTGCGCAGCGAGCTCCGCGCCCTGCGCAACGGCGGCCTGTGGCTGGCGCTCTCCACCACCGTGCTATTTTCCGCCGCGGTGTTCGCCCTGTTCACCTACATCACGCCCTTGCTCGGCGAGGTCACCGGCGTGTCGCCATCCGGGGTGACCTGGAGCCTGCTGCTGATCGGCCTCGGCCTGACCCTCGGCAACGTGCTCGGCGGCCGCCTGGCCGACTGGCGCCTGCTGACCACCCTGCTCGGCGTGTTCGCCAGCCTGGCCCTGCTCTCCACCCTATTCGCCTGGACCAGTCGGGCCCTGGTGCCGGCCGAGCTGACGCTGTTCCTCTGGGCCGCGGCCGCCTTCGCCGCCGTGCCGGCCCTGCAGATCAACGTGGTGGCCTTCGGCGCCGGCGCGCCGAACCTGGTTTCGACCCTGAATATCGGCGCCTTCAACCTGGGCAATGCCCTCGGCGCCTGGATCGGCGGCGTGGTCATCGCCGAAGGTTTCGGCCTCAGCCGCGTGCCACTGGCCGCCGCGGTGCTCGCCGTGCTGGCGCTGATCGCCACCCTGCTCAGCTTCACCACCCGCAAGGCCGAGCCGCAACTGGCCCTGACTGAATAA
- a CDS encoding ArsR/SmtB family transcription factor: MTIDLDEIIKALAHPVRRDMLHWLKDPEQYFVEQDHPFEIGVCAGKFDQRTGLSQSTVSAHLATLQRAGLVTSKKIGQWHFFKRNDAVIAEFLRQMSEEL, translated from the coding sequence ATGACCATCGATCTCGACGAAATCATCAAAGCCCTCGCCCATCCGGTGCGCCGCGACATGCTGCACTGGCTGAAAGACCCGGAGCAGTACTTCGTCGAACAGGATCACCCGTTCGAGATCGGCGTCTGCGCCGGCAAGTTCGACCAGCGCACCGGGCTCTCGCAGTCCACCGTCTCGGCGCATCTGGCGACCCTGCAGCGCGCCGGCCTGGTGACCAGCAAGAAGATCGGGCAATGGCACTTCTTCAAACGCAATGACGCGGTAATCGCCGAATTTCTTCGCCAGATGAGCGAAGAGCTGTAA
- a CDS encoding alkene reductase yields MPTLFDPIQIGELQLANRIIMAPLTRCRADAGRVPNALMAEYYAQRASAGLILSEATSVTPMGVGYPNTPGIWSDAQVRGWSNVTKAVHANGGKIMLQLWHVGRISDPSYLDGELPVAPSAIAAKGHVSLVRPLRDYVTPRALHTEELADIVEAYRAGAENAKAAGFDGVEIHGANGYLLDQFLQDSTNQRDDQYGGSIENRARLLLEVTDAVVSVWGAGRVGVHLAPRADSHDMGDSDRAATFGYVARELGKRGIAFICAREKLDHDSLGAELKAAFGGIYIANERFTKEAANDLLADGQADAVAFGVPFIANPDLPARFAQDAALNPAQPETFYASGPVGYIDYPRL; encoded by the coding sequence ATGCCGACGCTTTTCGACCCGATCCAGATCGGCGAGCTGCAACTCGCCAACCGCATCATCATGGCGCCGCTGACCCGCTGCCGCGCCGACGCAGGCCGCGTGCCCAACGCCCTGATGGCCGAGTACTACGCCCAGCGCGCCTCGGCCGGACTGATCCTCAGCGAAGCCACCTCGGTGACGCCGATGGGCGTCGGCTATCCCAACACCCCGGGCATCTGGTCCGACGCCCAGGTGCGCGGCTGGAGCAACGTCACCAAGGCCGTGCACGCCAATGGCGGCAAGATCATGCTGCAGCTGTGGCACGTCGGCCGCATTTCCGACCCCAGCTATCTGGACGGCGAACTGCCGGTCGCACCCAGCGCCATCGCCGCCAAGGGCCATGTCAGCCTGGTGCGCCCACTGCGCGACTACGTGACGCCGCGCGCGCTGCACACCGAGGAGCTCGCCGACATAGTCGAGGCCTACCGCGCGGGTGCCGAGAACGCCAAGGCCGCCGGCTTCGACGGGGTGGAGATCCACGGCGCCAACGGCTACCTGCTCGACCAGTTCCTGCAGGACAGCACCAACCAGCGCGACGACCAGTACGGCGGCTCGATCGAGAACCGCGCACGGCTGCTGCTGGAAGTCACCGATGCGGTGGTTTCGGTGTGGGGCGCCGGCCGCGTCGGCGTGCACCTGGCACCGCGCGCCGACTCCCATGACATGGGCGACTCCGACCGCGCCGCGACCTTCGGCTATGTCGCTCGCGAGCTGGGCAAGCGTGGCATCGCCTTCATCTGCGCGCGGGAGAAACTCGACCACGACAGCCTCGGCGCCGAGCTGAAGGCGGCCTTTGGCGGCATCTATATCGCCAACGAGCGCTTCACCAAGGAGGCCGCCAACGACCTGCTGGCCGACGGCCAGGCCGACGCCGTGGCATTCGGCGTGCCCTTTATCGCCAACCCCGATCTGCCGGCCCGCTTCGCCCAGGATGCCGCGCTTAACCCAGCACAGCCGGAGACCTTCTACGCCTCAGGCCCGGTCGGCTATATCGACTACCCGCGCCTGTGA
- a CDS encoding saccharopine dehydrogenase family protein, whose amino-acid sequence MRTQWMIYGANGYTGSLIAREAARQGLRPILAGRNVDAVEAIASELQLHARVFDLRDAGASRSALEDVALVVHCAGPFSATSAPMIAACLASGSHYVDITGEIAVFEQAQAQHAAAQAAGVVLCSGVGFDVIPTDCLAACLKQALPDASHLALGFDTASGLSPGTAKTSVEGLKFGGQVREAGRLRGVPLGFKRRAIDFGHGVKSAVTIPWGDVATAYYSTAIPNIEVYLPAPAALAIGMRLIDPLRGLLGRPGVQDWLKAQVDRRIAGPDATARARQPSWVWGEARNAAGQVRTARVKTANGYQVTVHGALLAARQLLEYGGPGGYFTPSQLFGARCVEQLPGSGRIELS is encoded by the coding sequence ATGCGCACACAGTGGATGATTTACGGCGCCAACGGCTACACCGGCAGCCTGATCGCCCGTGAAGCCGCCCGCCAAGGGCTCCGGCCGATTCTCGCCGGGCGCAACGTCGACGCCGTGGAAGCCATCGCCAGCGAGTTGCAGCTGCACGCGCGGGTCTTCGATCTGCGCGATGCCGGCGCCAGCCGTAGCGCGCTCGAGGATGTCGCTCTGGTCGTCCACTGCGCCGGGCCCTTCTCCGCCACCAGCGCGCCGATGATCGCCGCCTGCCTGGCCAGCGGCAGCCACTACGTCGACATCACCGGCGAGATCGCCGTGTTCGAGCAGGCCCAGGCCCAACATGCCGCGGCGCAGGCCGCCGGCGTGGTGCTGTGCTCGGGGGTCGGCTTCGACGTGATCCCCACCGACTGCCTGGCCGCCTGTCTCAAGCAGGCGCTGCCGGACGCCAGCCATCTGGCCCTCGGTTTCGACACCGCCAGCGGCCTGTCGCCGGGCACCGCCAAGACCTCGGTGGAAGGCCTCAAGTTCGGCGGTCAGGTGCGCGAGGCCGGGCGCCTGCGCGGCGTGCCGCTGGGCTTCAAGCGCCGCGCCATCGACTTCGGTCATGGGGTGAAAAGCGCGGTGACCATCCCCTGGGGCGATGTCGCCACCGCCTACTACTCCACCGCCATCCCGAATATCGAGGTCTACCTGCCGGCGCCCGCCGCGCTGGCGATCGGCATGCGCCTGATTGATCCGCTGCGCGGCCTGCTCGGCCGGCCCGGGGTGCAGGACTGGCTGAAGGCCCAGGTCGACCGGCGCATCGCCGGGCCGGATGCCACCGCCCGCGCGCGGCAGCCGAGCTGGGTGTGGGGCGAGGCGCGCAACGCCGCCGGCCAGGTCAGGACCGCGCGGGTGAAAACCGCCAACGGCTACCAGGTCACCGTGCACGGCGCACTGCTGGCGGCGCGGCAGCTGCTCGAATACGGCGGGCCGGGCGGCTATTTCACCCCGTCGCAGCTGTTCGGCGCCCGCTGCGTGGAGCAGCTGCCCGGCTCCGGGCGCATCGAGCTCAGCTGA
- a CDS encoding VOC family protein, with amino-acid sequence MTIELDHAIVPARDSKAAAELLATILGVPWAESGMGPFCPVYVNPGLTLDFDQVEGAFPIQHYCFRVSEAEFDGILARLRVRGIAYRSTPHGPVDSQVNTQHGGRILYWSEPDGHVWEVLTISYARQPQNAPPGDG; translated from the coding sequence ATGACCATCGAACTCGACCACGCCATAGTTCCCGCCCGCGACAGCAAGGCGGCGGCGGAGCTGCTGGCCACCATTCTCGGCGTGCCCTGGGCGGAGTCTGGCATGGGGCCGTTCTGCCCGGTCTACGTGAACCCCGGGCTGACCCTCGACTTCGACCAAGTCGAGGGTGCCTTTCCCATCCAGCACTACTGCTTTCGCGTCAGCGAGGCCGAGTTCGACGGCATACTCGCCCGGCTCAGGGTCAGGGGCATCGCCTACCGCAGCACCCCGCACGGCCCGGTCGACAGCCAGGTCAACACCCAGCACGGTGGTCGCATCCTCTACTGGAGCGAGCCTGATGGGCACGTCTGGGAAGTCCTGACGATCAGCTATGCCAGGCAGCCGCAGAATGCGCCGCCAGGTGACGGCTAA
- the sodB gene encoding superoxide dismutase [Fe]: protein MAFELPPLPYEKNALEPHISAETLEYHHGKHHNAYVVNLNNLVPGTEFEGKSLEDIIKTSSGGIFNNAAQIWNHTFYWHCMKPNGGGQPTGALADAINAAFGSFDKFKEEFSKTSIGTFGSGWGWLVKKADGSLALASTIGAGCPLTSGDTPLLTCDVWEHAYYIDYRNLRPKYVEAFWNLVNWDFVAKNFAA from the coding sequence ATGGCTTTTGAATTGCCGCCGCTGCCGTACGAAAAGAACGCCCTCGAGCCGCACATTTCTGCCGAAACCCTGGAATACCACCACGGCAAACACCACAACGCCTATGTGGTGAACCTGAACAACCTGGTGCCGGGCACCGAGTTCGAAGGCAAGAGCCTGGAAGACATCATCAAGACTTCCTCCGGCGGCATCTTCAACAACGCCGCGCAGATCTGGAACCACACCTTCTACTGGCACTGCATGAAGCCGAACGGCGGCGGCCAGCCGACCGGCGCCCTGGCTGACGCGATCAACGCGGCCTTCGGTTCCTTCGACAAGTTCAAGGAAGAGTTCAGCAAGACTTCCATCGGCACCTTCGGCTCCGGCTGGGGCTGGCTGGTGAAGAAGGCCGACGGCTCCCTGGCCCTGGCCAGCACCATCGGCGCCGGCTGCCCGCTGACCAGCGGCGACACCCCGCTGCTGACCTGCGACGTGTGGGAACACGCCTACTACATCGACTACCGCAACCTGCGTCCGAAGTACGTCGAGGCGTTCTGGAACCTGGTCAACTGGGATTTCGTGGCGAAAAACTTCGCCGCCTGA